One genomic window of Arachis hypogaea cultivar Tifrunner chromosome 8, arahy.Tifrunner.gnm2.J5K5, whole genome shotgun sequence includes the following:
- the LOC112705087 gene encoding 1-aminocyclopropane-1-carboxylate synthase 3-like, which translates to MLSRKASKDSHGQDSSYFQGWQEYEKNPYHPIQNPMGIIQMGLAENQLSFDLLESWLRRNSNTMALKKDGVSAFKDLALFQDYHGLPAFKEALVNFMTSMRGNKIKYSSDKLVLTAGATAANEILMFCLTDPGQAFILPTPYYPGFDRDLKWRTGAEIVPMHCSSSNGFRITRCALEQAYQLGQELNLKIKGVLVTNPSNPLGTTMTKTELNHLLDFAIDKNIHIVSDEIYSGTVFDCSSTTGFTSIMEVLNERNNNNYNNIRNHIHMVYSLSKDLGLPGFRVGLIYSNNEKVIAAATKMSSFALVSSQTQFMLSNLLSDAKFIKKYMVENQRRLKRRKDMLVRGLRKAGISCLRSNAGLFCWVDMRHLLSSDSFEAEKELWKRIVCEVGLNISPGSSCHCSQPGWFRICFANISEDALHLAMHRMKVFTSSIFSVRFPIIMMRKKSF; encoded by the exons ATGTTGTCTAGAAAGGCTAGTAAGGACTCTCATGGTCAAGACTCTTCTTATTTTCAAGGATGGCAAGAGTATGAGAAAAATCCTTATCATCCCATTCAAAATCCAATGGGAATCATTCAGATGGGACTTGCAGAGAATCag CTTTCATTTGACCTTCTTGAATCTTGGCTCCGAAGAAACTCTAATACAATGGCATTGAAGAAAGATGGAGTTTCTGCATTTAAAGATCTTGCTTTGTTTCAGGATTACCATGGTTTGCCAGCTTTCAAAGAA GCGTTAGTGAACTTTATGACAAGCATGAGAGGAAACAAAATCAAATATAGTTCAGACAAGCTTGTTCTCACAGCTGGAGCAACCGCTGCAAATGAAATTCTCATGTTTTGTCTGACTGACCCTGGCCAAGCCTTCATCCTCCCCACACCCTATTATCCTGG GTTCGATAGAGATCTGAAATGGCGAACCGGGGCTGAGATTGTTCCAATGCATTGCTCAAGCTCAAATGGTTTTAGAATCACTCGTTGCGCCTTAGAACAAGCCTATCAATTAGGCCAAGAATTGAACCTCAAGATCAAAGGAGTACTAGTGACTAACCCCTCAAATCCACTAGGCACCACAATGACCAAAACAGAACTGAACCACTTGCTCGATTTCGCAATCGACAAGAACATTCACATAGTAAGCGACGAAATCTATTCAGGCACCGTCTTCGACTGCTCCTCCACCACCGGTTTCACAAGCATCATGGAAGTGCTGAACGAGAGAAACAACAATAATTATAATAACATTAGGAACCATATTCACATGGTGTATAGTCTCTCAAAGGACTTAGGTCTCCCTGGGTTTAGAGTAGGTTTGATTTACTCAAACAATGAAAAAGTTATCGCCGCAGCCACAAAGATGTCAAGCTTTGCACTTGTTTCGTCACAAACTCAATTCATGCTTTCAAACTTGCTATCCGACGCTAAGTTCATTAAGAAATACATGGTGGAGAACCAGAGGAGGTTGAAGAGGCGCAAGGACATGCTTGTGCGTGGATTAAGGAAGGCAGGGATATCGTGTTTAAGGAGCAATGCTGGATTGTTCTGTTGGGTGGACATGAGGCACTTGTTGAGTTCAGATTCGTTTGAAGCGGAGAAGGAACTTTGGAAGAGGATTGTGTGTGAGGTTGGTTTGAACATATCACCAGGGTCTTCTTGTCATTGCTCTCAGCCAGGGTGGTTTAGAATTTGTTTTGCTAACATCTCCGAAGATGCATTGCACCTTGCCATGCACAGGATGAAGGTCTTTACAAGCTCAATCTTCTCTGTTCGATTTCCCATCATCATGATGAGAAAGAAATCATTTTAA